The following is a genomic window from Rhodoferax sp. PAMC 29310.
GAAGTGACGAGCCAGCCAAAGACACCATGAACGACGAACTGCAACAACCTGGCCTGAACAGCCTGTCCAAATCCTTTGAGCCTGCCGCCATCGAGGCCCAGTGGGGGCCGGAGTGGGAACGTCGGGAATATGGCCAGGCGGGTTACCGCGGCACCAAGGCCGCCAAGCCGGGCGCAGAGGCGTTTGCCATCCAGTTGCCGCCGCCCAATGTCACCGGCACGCTTCACATGGGGCATGCGTTCAACCAGACGATCATGGACTCGCTGACCCGATACCACCGCATGCGGGGTGCCAATACCGCCTGGATTCCCGGCACCGACCACGCCGGCATTGCCACCCAAATCGTGGTGGAACGCCAGTTGCAGGCGCAAAAGATCAGCCGCCATGACTTGGGCCGCAAGAATTTCGTCTCCAAAGTCTGGGAGTGGAAAGAAAAGTCTGGCGACACCATCACCACCCAGATGCGCCGCATGGGCGACAGCGTGGACTGGAGCCGCGAATACTTCACCATGGACGACAAGCTCTCCAAAACGGTGACTGAGACCTTTGTTCAGCTGTTTGAGCAAGGCCTGATTTACCGCGGCAAGCGCTTGGTGAACTGGGACCCCGTGTTGCAAAGCGCGGTGAGCGACCTAGAGGTGGAAAGCGAAGAAGAAGACGGCTCGATGTGGCACATCTCGTACCCGTTCACCGACGGCGCACAAACTGTCGCTGGCGAAACCGTGCTGGGCCTGACGGTGGCCACCACCCGACCTGAGACCATGCTGGGCGACGTGGCGGTGATGGTTCATCCCGAAGACGAACGCTACCAGCACCTGATTGGCAAACACGTCAACCTGCCGCTGTGCGACCGCGCCATTCCCATCATTGCTGACGACTACGTTGACAAAGCCTTTGGCACCGGCGTGGTCAAGGTCACCCCCGCCCACGACCAAAACGACTATGCCGTCGGACAGCGCCACAAGCTAGCCATGATCTGCGTGCTGACGCTGGACGCCAAGATCAACGACCAGGCCCCTGAGGTTTACCAAGGGCTGGACCGTTTTGTGGCCCGCAAGAAGATCGTGGCTGACCTGGAAGCGCTGGGTCTGCTGGTCGAGGTCAAGAAACACAAACTCATGGTGCCGCGCTGCGCCCGCACCGGCCAGGTCATTGAGCCGATGCTGACGGACCAGTGGTTTGTCGCCATGAGCAAGGTCAGTGAGAAAGACCCCACTGGCAAATCCATCGCCCAAAAAGCCGTGGACGCCGTGGAGTCTGGCGCGGTCAAGTTTGTGCCGGAGAACTGGGTCAACACCTACAACCAGTGGATGAACAACATCCAGGACTGGTGCATTTCCCGCCAACTGTGGTGGGGCCACCAGATTCCGGCCTGGTACGACGAAGACGGCAAAGTCTATGTCGCCCGCAACGAGGCCGAAGCGCAAGCCCAGGCCCCCGGCAAAACGCTGACGCGCGACGAAGACGTGCTGGACACATGGTATTCGTCCGCACTGGTGCCCTTCAGCACCATGGGTTGGCCTGAAAAGACCGAAGATTTTGACCTCTACCTGCCCTCCTCCGTGCTGGTGACGGGCTACGACATCATCTTCTTCTGGGTCGCCCGGATGATCATGATGACCACCCACTTCACGGGACAAGTGCCGTTCAAACACGTTTACATCCACGGTTTGGTGCGCGACGCGCAGGGCAAAAAGATGAGTAAGTCTGAAGGCAATGTGCTTGACCCGGTGGACTTGATCGACGGCATTGCCCTGCCCGAGTTGCTGGCCAAACGCTCTGAAGGCCTGCGCAAGCCCGAAACCGCGCCACAAGTGCGCAAGAACACCGAAAAAGAGTTCCCCGTCGGCATTCCCGCCTTTGGCGCCGATGCGCTGCGATTCACCTTCGCCTCGCTGGCCTCATTGGGACGCAGCATCAATTTCGACTCCAAGCGCTGCGAAGGCTATCGCAACTTCTGCAACAAGCTCTGGAATGCCAGCCGCTTTGTGCTGATGAACTGCGAAGGCCAGGACTGCGGACTGAACGAACACACAGCCGAAGAGTGTGCCGTGGGCGCTGAGACGCCCAGCTACCTGGAATTCAGTCAGGCAGACCGCTGGATCGTGTCATTGCTGCAAAAAACAGAGGCTGACGTTGCCAAAGGGTTTGAAGACTACCGCCTGGACAACGTGGCCAACACGATCTATGACTTTGTCTGGAACGAGTTTTGTGACTGGTACCTCGAAATTGCCAAAGTGCAAATTCAGACCGGCAACGACGCCCAAAAGCGCGCCACCCGCCGCACCCTGATTCGCACACTGGAAACCATTCTGCGAATGGCCCACCCCCTGATTCCGTTCATCACGGAAGAGTTATGGCAAATTGTGGCACCAGTGGCCGGTCGGGCGGGTGAGTCCGTGGCCATTGCCGACTACCCCGTCAGCCAGCCTGAGCGCATTGACGAGGACGCCATTGCCCATGTGGCCAAGCTCAAGCACCTGGTGGACGTTTGCCGCACCTTGCGCGGCGAGATGAATGTGTCGCCATCCACCCGTTTGCCCTTGTTTGTGGTGGCCGGGCAGCCGGAAGAAGCTGCGTTCCTGAAAGAGACCGCCCCGATTCTGCAAGCGCTGGCCAAATTGAACGAAGTGCGCGTGTTCGACGACGAAGCCGCTTGGGCAACCGCCGCTGAATCAGCCCCCGTGGCCGTGGTCGGCACCGCACGGGTTTGCCTCTACATGGAAGTGGATGTGGGCGCGGAGAAGCTGCGCTTGGGCAAAGAGTTGGCACGCCTCGAAGGAGAAGTCGTCAAAACCGAAGGCAAGCTCAGCAACGAAGCCTTTGTGGCCCGTGCCCCTGCCGCCGTGATCGACTTGGAGCGCAAGCGCATGGCCGACTTTGCGTCCACTATCACCAAGATCAAAGAGCAATTGGCTCGCCTTGGCTAATCCGCAGCGCGCTTGAACCGCGCGTTGACCCGTAAAAAAACCGACTCAAAGTCGGTTTTTTTACACCAAAGTGGTTGGGGCTCAGCGCCGACGCATCACATGAATAAACTCATCGCCGACGGTTTCCTGCTCAAGCAATTCATTGCCCGTTTGCTTGGCAAACGCCTGAAAATCACGCAACGAACCGGAGTCGCTTGAAACCACCTTCAGCGTCTGACCGCTTTGCATCTCCGCCAGCGCCTTCTTCGCTTTCAGAATAGGCAGCGGACAGTTCAGGCCCCGGGTATCCACTTCTTTGTCGATTTGCATCTGTAGTCCTTGTTGTATGGGCGCAATTCTAGTGAGTTGGGCGGCTTAGACCGCCTAAGCCGAAAAGGGTCAAGCCGGAAACACCCCGGTCGACAAGTAACGGTCACCCCGGTCGCAGACGATGAACACAATGGTGGCATTGCGCTCGCGGGCAGCAATTTCTTGTGCCACAGCACAGGCGCCAGCGGCTGAAATACCCGCAAAAATACCCTCTTCCCGGGCCAAACGCCGACACATCTCCTCGGCCGTTTCCTGGCTGACGTACAGCAACTCGTCTACGGTCTCGGGGTTGTAAATCTTGGGCAGGTACTCCTGTGGCCACTTGCGAATGCCCGGAATACGCGAGCCCTCATGCGGTTGCACACCCACGATCTTGATGGCCGGGTTCATTTCCTTCAAATACCGGGACACCCCAGTGATGGTGCCGGTGGTGCCCATGGCGCTCACAAAATGGGTGATCTTTCCCTTGGTGGCTTTCCAGATTTCGGGGCCAGTTGTTTCGTAGTGAATGCGCGGGTTGTCGGCGTTGGAAAACTGATCGAGCACGCGGCCCTTGCCGTCGCGCTGCATCTGCTCTGCCAGATCACGCGAATACTCAATGCCGCCGCTTTTGGGTGTCAGAATCAACTCCGCCCCAAAGGCCTTCATAGTCTGAGCCCGCTCAATGGACAAATCCTCCGGCATGATCAAAATCATGCGGTAGCCCTTGATGGCAGCCGCCATGGCCAGGGCAATGCCGGTGTTGCCGGAGGTCGCCTCAATCAAAGTGTCGCCGGGTTTGATGTCGCCGCGCTCTTCCGCGCGCTTGATCATGGACAGCGCCGGGCGGTCTTTCACCGAACCGGCAGGGTTGTTGCCCTCCAACTTGCCCAAAATGACGTTTCCTCGGGCCTTGTTGTCGTCTGCACCGATGCGTTGCAACCTAACGAGCGGTGTTTTTCCGATGGAATCTTCAATAGTGGGGTATTTCATAGCCCATACTGTGCCATAATTTCGGTCTGCCCTAATAACTGCCCGGGTGGTGAAATTGGTAGACTCAGGGGACTCAAAATCCCCCGCCGCAAGGCGTGCCGGTTCGAGTCCGGCCCCGGGCACCATAGACAAGACCGCACAGTTCCAAAGACGTGCGGTCTTTTTCTTTTTCCCTATGAAAAGCTGATTCTTGTCGTGCGCTAGCGTGCGGGGGAGTTTGCCACGTTCCAGCGATAGGCGGGGGCACTTTTGGGGGCACGAATTCGGAAAATGGGGGCACACGCTATTAATTGTGGTGATTCAACCCATAGCTGAGTAAGACGCCAAGGAATATCACCCCCTTAGCAACGCACGGAAACTAGCCAGCGCTCAACGCAGAATTCACCCGCAAGTGAAGCCGCCAGGGAGTACCTTGGAAAATCAGAGCGATAGGCAGCACACAAGCCGCACCCGGTCCGGGCCAGGCACCACCACCACGGGCAACGATCCGGCACGCGGGCTGGCCACGGTCGAGGCCTTGCGCCTGGTGCAGCCAGCCCCTTCACCCTTGGGGGGCGTCAAGGCGAATAAGCACAATACAACCGCCTTAGCAACACCATGCAACAGTTTGCATTCGCGATCTTTTTGACCCGTGCACGGATTACCTAGGGAAGGACCCATGACGGAGGGGGTAGGGGCGTCGTGTTTGATCCCATTGAAGCTACATGCCCGGCGGTTTCCGTGGTGCCGGCCGCGCTTGTTGTATCGCGGTGATGTTTTTTTGACTGCGACAAGTGAGGGCACTGCGACAACCGCATAAACAAAGGGTTTGCTTGCCTTCAGTGCCTGCACGAGCACTGCGACAAGTGAGGGCAAATCTTTCCGGGGTAGTCCGGGAAAGTCGGGCGGGGCTTGATTTTGGCAATTGGTGCCATGAATACCGGGATATTCAGCGCGGGTGATGCCCTTGCGCCCACCGCCCACCGGCGGCCCGGCACAGGATCACCCTTGCCATGCATCAGGGCAAACACGAGGCGCATCATGGGCAGCCATGCCAGGCGGTCACAGCTCAAGATTGAAAATCTCAGGTGTGATCCGGTAGCACGTCGCAGGCCCCACGCCAGGCAAACGCGGCCTACAGTCGAACGGGCGGCCGCCGTCAGGGGCTAGGCACCCGTGATCCAACAAAACACGGCAAACCGCCTGGTAGTCAAAGCCTTGGCAAACTTCAGCTCTGAAGGTTTCAGCCAATATAAAATATTCAAAGCTCACGTTTTCACCCAACGTGGCGGGCATTCGCTCACCATACTCACGCTGGTGTGAGGCATCGGTTTTGATGGGCTCCCCCTCCGCATTCAACATGCGCCGCATGCCAGCCCGTTGCAACGTCTTGGGCGCATGATCGTCGGCACTGCGGTGCCACATTGAAAAACGGCCTTCACCATGCGTTTCAAGAAAGCGCCGGACAGCCCGCAGCATGGCCACGACTTCGCCATTCCCGTTGCCACCACGCGCAGCTAGCCAGGCATTGAAACAAGCTGCGGCCGCCCGCTCGCTCTCGCCCACCGGCCAGCCGGTCAGGCCCGCCGCCGTGGCCATTTCACCCGCAGCACCCACCAGCGCAAAGCGTGCGCCCACCCGTTCGACTTGCCCGCTTGAATCTTTGGGAATCAAATGCGCAGTCAAAGCGTTAGAGCTGGTGCGAATGGTGGCCTTGATACTGCCCGCGTGAGTGGTCAACCATTCAAGCCAGGCACGGCCGGGGGCACCGTAAACCGCTTGAGCTGCTCCGGTAATGTGTTTCGCAAACGCAGCACCGCCCGCGTAGCCGTGCAGATTTTCAAAAGCCCCCAGCCCGGCTCCAGCATCGGCCGGAATGTCTGCCATTCTGACTTCCTGCCCGGTGCGGGTGCGCTTCTGCCCTTCTGCCATGTGGTCAGCCAGGCCCAATTCACCAGCACTCAAAAACAGTAGTCGCCAGGCTTGCCGGGTGCGTGGGGTGCCGGTACGTGTTGCGCGGGCTTTGCCCTGTTCGTTGGCCAACATGTAGGCACACTCCCCAGCCGTCTTGGGGTCAATCTGTGCCAGCTCATCCAAGATCAGTAGGCAGTCGCTGTGCTGGGCTGCAATGGCTTCCAGCGCGTTATCAGTCGCTCGCCAGCGTTGCAGGTAGCTCGCGCCACCGTTCACGCTTGCCGCCAACTTTAGGGCCGTGGTCTTGCCGCTGGATGAATCGCCCCGGTAGTGGAACCCGCCCGACTCCATGCCCATAGGCCGCAACAATGGTCCGGCAAACGCACACGCCACAGCGAACACCATGCGGGAATTACCGACACACAAGGCCCCCACACGGTCGCGCCATTGCTCAGCGGTGCCTTTGGTTTTGAACGTGTTTTCAACCGCGTTATCACTTTGAAAAACAATGCGTTCGGCATCATCCCCAATGGTTTCACGAGGCAGCACAAAGGCCACCCCGTGCCAGCCAATACGGTCGGTGCAACTGGCAAATTCTTCGGGGGCCCGGGTCTGTATGTACTGGGTCAAAAGGTTTCGAGCACGGGGCGTAGTCGATATGCGAAGGCCCATATTCAGCAGCGCCGCACGGTACTCGCCACCGTCAGCAGAAAGCATTCGGGCGGGCATGGCCCAACGCTTTTCAACCTTCAACAGGTCAGCAAAGGCCACGTAATACCCCCAGCCGCTGCCGTCTTGGTCGCGGGTGTGCGCTTCAACATTCAAAGGGCTGCAAATCCAGTCAGGCGGCTTGGCTTTGCCATCTTGATCCGCCCCAGTGAACCACACGCCTGATTCATCCACTGTGAACGGGTCATAAATGCGGACAGGGTCGGCGCTTTCGGGCCCGCTGGCCTTGCGCCGCTTGCTTGGGCTGGGCTTCTTGGCCTTATCGGTTTGCGCCGCGTGGGCTGCCACTTTGCTCGCTTGGTGTGCATCAATGGCGGCCTCTACAAGGCACCGCACCAACTCTAACCCGCTCGCCTGGTGCAGGTCGTTGAAGTCACTCGCCCCAGCGGGCAAACCCTCAGGAAAGACAGCCACGCCACCCACTGCACGGGCGGCCGCAGTGGCTTTGTCGCGGCCCGGGTTATGACCTGTCTTGGCGTGTGTGGCTTGGTCATCATCGCCAGCAATGACGATCAACGCGGCCGGGTGCGCCTGGTGTATGGCTTTGACCACATGGGCCAGATTTCCCGCATCAAACGCAACTGCCACCGGGCGGCCCGTGGCCTCAAACACACTTGCGGCCGTAGCGTAGCCTTCCGCAACCAGCAGCACCGCAGGCGCGGGACTGGTGTCACTGGTAGCAACTAGGCCGGGCACCAGCCCCAACCAATGGCAAAGGCCGGACTTGCGGCCGTTCTTCAAAAACAGTTTATCGGTGCCGCCGTTGGCCGGCTTGCTGGGGGCAATGCGTTGCAGGTTCCACAGTTCACCGCTTGCGTCGCAAAGGGGAACCAACACGCAATCATCAGTCGCAAAGCGCACGCCGTGGGGTTGAATTCCCTTGCGGGTCAAATAGGCACTGGTGCCAGTTTCGCCTGCCTGCTGCCACAGTAACGCGGCCTCACTCGCTGCGCGGTCTTGGGCGGCCTTTTGTTGGACTTGGGCGGCCTGGTCGCGTTCTGCCCGCTCACGTGCCAAGCGAGCGCTTATTTCGGGGTCTGGTACGTTGGGCACTTGGGGTGACTTGGGCAGCCTGTAGCCGTTTTCTTTGGCAAGGTGTAATAGCGTGCCAATGCCAACACCGCCCCCCGGCTTGATGCTGTGCCAGGTCGAGCGCGTGGCCTTGGGGTCGTAGCCCTCGGCCGTTTGGCTCCATTCATCGAACAAATCAAAGCCAGTAGAGTCTGCAAACTCTGACTTAATCGCCATTCCCACCCGCGCCCAATCATCGCGGGCAACGTTGGCGGGCACGTATTGCAGGGCAGAGCGGATCAGCTCGGGGATGATAGTAGTTTGTATGGCCACAGTCAGCGGGCCCCTGTTGAGTAGCGGCCGGGCTCTTTGTCTTGCAACGCGGGCACGTAGGGAACAAACTCAGCATGCAAAACGTCAGGACTTCCCAGCTCAGACGCTGCCAACTCTTCGCCGGTCATCGCGTCATAAACACTCAAGCGGCCAGGCCATTCGAACCGCACCACAACCGCGCTTTCACCCTTACCCATGCGCTTTTGAAACAAGGGTTTTTTGATGTTTACCTTAGTGAAGGCGGCAGCCAGTCGCAGCCGTTGAACTGCGGCCTTTAAGGCTTGATCTTTGATGAATTGTGGGCCGGGGGTCATTTTTGTGCTCCTGCCTTGATGCGCACTTGAATCCAAGCGTCAATCTCGGAAGCCGGCCAGCACACGGCCCGGCGGGACAACTTCAAAGGGCGGGGAAATGCAGGCGGGTTGCGCCCCAGCATCTCGTAAATGCTGGACTTGCGTAGCCCCACGCGAGATTCAACTTCAGGGAGTCTTAGCAACCGTTCCGGATTGGATGCCGTTGGATTTGTTTGGATGTTCATGGGTTCCTTAGGTAAAGAACCGATGATTTATCGACTGACTCCCGTCATCTAGGCAAGAAACGGTTTCTTGCCGTGAGTACACGCTAACTTGTGCGCCTCGCCAAGAGATTGACTGCCACCGCAATAGGCGACGGATGCATGATTTCTTGATGCACCGTTACCTCTACGTTCTTTACTTCGCCCTGCAATGCCTCCGTCATACCAGACACCCAGTGCCAGGACCTCGCGCCGTCTTTGAGAACTGGGGTGTCGCCATGCTTTTTACATTCCACAGCAGTGCAAAGCCCAGAGGGAGAGGAAATCGATAAAAGACTTTGACTAAGTCCACGTTCGCGGGATCGCATGATTGCAGCGCGGACATGCGCCGTTTCGCTGATTCCTCTGCTGGCATCTTTACCGGCTTGTTCCCATGTGTCAACAATCCACTGTTCGGCCTTGGTTGCGGACTCGCCGCGCGAGTTCATTCGCCAGAACCTAGCAAGAAAAACCGCCGCATCCCGCGCTTCTTTTTTAGGCCGACCACCGGCCTTGACTAGTATGTATCCGTCGGGGAGCAGCGGTAAGTTCGTCTTTGTGTTTTGCATTCGCAGACCTTCAGGTGCTACCTTCATTCGGAGCCAACGCCAGGCGGGTGAAGGACTCCCGCTTTTTCCCCTTCCGGATCAGGCGCGGGGTAGGCGTGGCAAAAACAGTCGATCTCGGTGCAAATTGAAGCGATAGGGAATACATAACGGCCATTTGGTCAGACAGTGTAGAAATGCTCCAAGCTGCCTTCGCTGCGTCACCGCACTCTAAACCCATGTCCCCGAAAAGCGCCGTAGCCCTTGCCCCCGATACCGCGGCAATATTGGCGGGCAATGTCTCCAGTCCGCTGTCAGCATGTTTCTGAATGGCGTTCCTCATTTCATTGGGAATAGCCCCTCGATCATCGAGCGTTGTGAGCATCCCGGCAATATCTTTTAGTGGGGCATCGGCATTCAAGAACCATTGGTTTATAGAGTTTTACTACGCTGTTGGCCCAATGAAAGCTGGAAACCCAATGGTCATGCGGGTTTCCAGAGGTTTTAACTCATCACAGTAAGTCTTTGTTCACCCACAATTCCAATTGTGATTGGCGGCTGGACTGGAAACAATTGAGTTCGCCGGAAAACAGGCTTTTCAACAGCACGGATGAGGCCATCCATCAAGCGAGCCGTGTCGTTTAGGGCGATGAACCCGTCCAAACCCTTCAACAACAGGCCTACCTGATTTTCAGTCTTGACGGGCGGCTTCCGAGAAAATTGACCGACTCCAAAAGGCCCAAAGCGGGTGCTCATAGACACCGACCAAACGGCCGGTCTGTGCCCAAAGCCGAATTTGAGCGGTACGAATTCTATGCCCCGAAGCCGACATTGGCTGGCCGACGTCTACCCAGTGGACGGACAGCTGAATTGCAGCGGAAGTTGCGTGTCAAAAAATATCCGTACCTGGCCCCAAGCCGCACCCGACCCAAATCCGCTTTGACAAGCTCAAGCTGCCCACCCGGAAGCGGATACAGCGCATTGCTTTGGATTTTGGAGAAAGAACCTCATTACTTCGCCGGAAGCATCCGATCCAATGCGTCGGTGTAAATGCCGGCAGCGTGGTCAGTTGACCGTGCATGCCCGACGTTGTGAACGAGCCAGTGTTCGCTTAGCATTTAGAACTTGCTGAATGCGTGTGCCCTCGAAACAGAAGTGCATACCGAATGGTGCTTCATTTTCGTGAAGTGTTCCGTATGCCTCTCCTTCGGAACATTTCGATCATCACCCAATACCCGGTTGGCGCCTCGCTTTGACAAGTTACTATACATGAGTCTTTAAATAGCAAACACCGCAAGGTTCAAAGGTGCAGCACCTGGAGCGGTGACAAAACGGGAGCAACGCATGCGCTTTGGACTGCACGCCTATCACAGCACTAGCCGAAAGACAAAATCACCGGTTCGCAAGGATCTGGTGGTCTGGGCTTCCTCGCTTCTGACTGCACGGTAATCACGGACTTCGACGCCACCGTGTACAACACTCCCTATGGCCCTTTCGATGGCGACAGCTGGGAGCGTCTCTGCCAGCAGGTATTTAAGAAGAAGTTTGCGGTCGACGGATACCAGCACATCGTTGCTACACCCGGCGACTTCGGCCTTGAAGGATTCACAACAACCACAGGCTGTGGTTTTCAGTGTTACTGCCCGGACAAACTCCATCCGGTCAAGGACCTCCACGACAAGCAGCGCGACAAGATAACGCGTGACCTAAAAAAGCTAAAAACCTACGAAACAGCGTTGAGAGGCTTCCTGGGTTCGACGAGGTTACGTCGGTGGTACTTCGTGACGCCGACCGTCGCGAAAAATGACCTCCTTACGCATGCACGAACGAAGGAGGCAGAGGTAAGACAGTGGGGTCTCTCGATCCTGGCGCCAGACTTCGAGGTGCTCGTGCACGATGGCGACCACTACGCCGAGGAAATCCAAGACCTTCAACTAGCCTTGGGCCAAGCCATGGACTTTGGGGGGCTTTCGACGGCCCTGCCTCCGCTTGGCAGTGACCCAGAGGTGTACGAAGAAAACGTCTTACGGAAGACAAAGGCAAGGCTTAAAGGTCGCGTTGATACGATGAAGCTCGCCGAGAAGGTTGCCGGACTGCACCAGCGCACGTTGCGAGAGTTCCTTGAACATGATGCGCACTTCCGGCGCATCAACGAGCAGGCACCAACTGTTCACTCGCGCCTGGTAAGGCTTATTAATGGATTTGAAGCCCACGTCGTAGAGACCTGTGAGACGTGGGAGGGTGCGCCTCAGCAGCTCACTGAAAAGATTCGAGAAGGCCTGGCCGCGCGTATTACGAAGGAACTCGCGCCGCACATTGACGAGACCGAAGCTGCCCATATTGCTCGGCTCATGGTCGCGAGATGGATTGCCGTGTGTGAGCTCGACTATGGCTGAGCTCATCGCAGAACGGGGTCACCTTCGTTTTGAACGCCGCCCCTCGCCGGTTCTGGTCGAGCATCGTCCGCTGTACAAGATTTGCCAACTCATCCTTGTCCTCCATCTATCGTCACGAGGCGGCAAGTCCACGCTGCCGCGGTTGCATCTGTTCAACTGGGCGCTAAAGCGCGCCGACCGAATTCAGAAGTTGGTAGGTGCAGCAAAGGCGAAGGTGCTGCACATTACCGCATGGGGCTTCGACCCGGCCGTTGCCATTGCAATTCGCTTTGCCATAGCTGAAGAGCTTCTTCAGACGACATCCACCGGCTACCAAATCACCGAAAAGGGCCTGTCCCTCATCATTGAGGT
Proteins encoded in this region:
- a CDS encoding sulfurtransferase TusA family protein, whose amino-acid sequence is MQIDKEVDTRGLNCPLPILKAKKALAEMQSGQTLKVVSSDSGSLRDFQAFAKQTGNELLEQETVGDEFIHVMRRR
- the cysM gene encoding cysteine synthase CysM, whose translation is MKYPTIEDSIGKTPLVRLQRIGADDNKARGNVILGKLEGNNPAGSVKDRPALSMIKRAEERGDIKPGDTLIEATSGNTGIALAMAAAIKGYRMILIMPEDLSIERAQTMKAFGAELILTPKSGGIEYSRDLAEQMQRDGKGRVLDQFSNADNPRIHYETTGPEIWKATKGKITHFVSAMGTTGTITGVSRYLKEMNPAIKIVGVQPHEGSRIPGIRKWPQEYLPKIYNPETVDELLYVSQETAEEMCRRLAREEGIFAGISAAGACAVAQEIAARERNATIVFIVCDRGDRYLSTGVFPA
- a CDS encoding AlpA family transcriptional regulator, which translates into the protein MNIQTNPTASNPERLLRLPEVESRVGLRKSSIYEMLGRNPPAFPRPLKLSRRAVCWPASEIDAWIQVRIKAGAQK
- a CDS encoding valine--tRNA ligase, coding for MNDELQQPGLNSLSKSFEPAAIEAQWGPEWERREYGQAGYRGTKAAKPGAEAFAIQLPPPNVTGTLHMGHAFNQTIMDSLTRYHRMRGANTAWIPGTDHAGIATQIVVERQLQAQKISRHDLGRKNFVSKVWEWKEKSGDTITTQMRRMGDSVDWSREYFTMDDKLSKTVTETFVQLFEQGLIYRGKRLVNWDPVLQSAVSDLEVESEEEDGSMWHISYPFTDGAQTVAGETVLGLTVATTRPETMLGDVAVMVHPEDERYQHLIGKHVNLPLCDRAIPIIADDYVDKAFGTGVVKVTPAHDQNDYAVGQRHKLAMICVLTLDAKINDQAPEVYQGLDRFVARKKIVADLEALGLLVEVKKHKLMVPRCARTGQVIEPMLTDQWFVAMSKVSEKDPTGKSIAQKAVDAVESGAVKFVPENWVNTYNQWMNNIQDWCISRQLWWGHQIPAWYDEDGKVYVARNEAEAQAQAPGKTLTRDEDVLDTWYSSALVPFSTMGWPEKTEDFDLYLPSSVLVTGYDIIFFWVARMIMMTTHFTGQVPFKHVYIHGLVRDAQGKKMSKSEGNVLDPVDLIDGIALPELLAKRSEGLRKPETAPQVRKNTEKEFPVGIPAFGADALRFTFASLASLGRSINFDSKRCEGYRNFCNKLWNASRFVLMNCEGQDCGLNEHTAEECAVGAETPSYLEFSQADRWIVSLLQKTEADVAKGFEDYRLDNVANTIYDFVWNEFCDWYLEIAKVQIQTGNDAQKRATRRTLIRTLETILRMAHPLIPFITEELWQIVAPVAGRAGESVAIADYPVSQPERIDEDAIAHVAKLKHLVDVCRTLRGEMNVSPSTRLPLFVVAGQPEEAAFLKETAPILQALAKLNEVRVFDDEAAWATAAESAPVAVVGTARVCLYMEVDVGAEKLRLGKELARLEGEVVKTEGKLSNEAFVARAPAAVIDLERKRMADFASTITKIKEQLARLG
- a CDS encoding DUF927 domain-containing protein encodes the protein MAIQTTIIPELIRSALQYVPANVARDDWARVGMAIKSEFADSTGFDLFDEWSQTAEGYDPKATRSTWHSIKPGGGVGIGTLLHLAKENGYRLPKSPQVPNVPDPEISARLARERAERDQAAQVQQKAAQDRAASEAALLWQQAGETGTSAYLTRKGIQPHGVRFATDDCVLVPLCDASGELWNLQRIAPSKPANGGTDKLFLKNGRKSGLCHWLGLVPGLVATSDTSPAPAVLLVAEGYATAASVFEATGRPVAVAFDAGNLAHVVKAIHQAHPAALIVIAGDDDQATHAKTGHNPGRDKATAAARAVGGVAVFPEGLPAGASDFNDLHQASGLELVRCLVEAAIDAHQASKVAAHAAQTDKAKKPSPSKRRKASGPESADPVRIYDPFTVDESGVWFTGADQDGKAKPPDWICSPLNVEAHTRDQDGSGWGYYVAFADLLKVEKRWAMPARMLSADGGEYRAALLNMGLRISTTPRARNLLTQYIQTRAPEEFASCTDRIGWHGVAFVLPRETIGDDAERIVFQSDNAVENTFKTKGTAEQWRDRVGALCVGNSRMVFAVACAFAGPLLRPMGMESGGFHYRGDSSSGKTTALKLAASVNGGASYLQRWRATDNALEAIAAQHSDCLLILDELAQIDPKTAGECAYMLANEQGKARATRTGTPRTRQAWRLLFLSAGELGLADHMAEGQKRTRTGQEVRMADIPADAGAGLGAFENLHGYAGGAAFAKHITGAAQAVYGAPGRAWLEWLTTHAGSIKATIRTSSNALTAHLIPKDSSGQVERVGARFALVGAAGEMATAAGLTGWPVGESERAAAACFNAWLAARGGNGNGEVVAMLRAVRRFLETHGEGRFSMWHRSADDHAPKTLQRAGMRRMLNAEGEPIKTDASHQREYGERMPATLGENVSFEYFILAETFRAEVCQGFDYQAVCRVLLDHGCLAPDGGRPFDCRPRLPGVGPATCYRITPEIFNLEL